A part of Neodiprion pinetum isolate iyNeoPine1 chromosome 4, iyNeoPine1.2, whole genome shotgun sequence genomic DNA contains:
- the LOC124217740 gene encoding ras-related protein Rab-18-B encodes MDQEVLTTLKLLMIGETNVGKSSILLRFTEDEFNENMQSTVGMDYKTKQITIDGNTVKLAIWDTAGQERFRTLTPSYYRDGQGAILMFDVTDRHTFTKLETWLNELNTYCNKIDIVKMVVGNKNDLPNREVSMEEGLEFARRHQTLYIESSAKTADGVRCCFEELVEKIIQTPGLWEANSTRMYGGDSLGGTRHRLGKRGVQLTDDYEPQNPYSNCYCSLV; translated from the exons ATGGACCAAGAAGTTTTGACAACGCTCAAATTACTAATGATAGGTGAAACTAACGTAGGAAAGTCTAG TATATTACTCCGATTCACTGAAGATGAGTTCAATGAAAACATGCAGAGCACAGTCGGTATGGATTATAAAACTAAACAGATCACCATCGACGGTAATACGGTTAAACTCGCGATTTGG GATACGGCCGGCCAGGAACGTTTTCGTACATTAACGCCAAGTTACTACAGAGACGGGCAAGGTGCAATTCTAATGTTCGATGTAACGGACAGACATACATTTACGAAGCTTGAAACTTGGCTAAACGAACTCAACACTTACTGCAACAAAATAGATATTGTGAAAATGGTTGTGGGGAACAAAAATGACTTGCCCAACAGGGAAGTCAGCATGGAGGAGGGCTTGGAATTTGCTCGGCGACACCAAACTTTGTACATTGAAAGTAGTGCAAAAACTGCTGACGGAGTAAGGTGCTGTTTTGAAGAACTCGTTGAAAAG ATAATACAAACTCCTGGACTATGGGAAGCTAATTCAACAAGAATGTACGGTGGTGATAGTTTAGGTGGAACGAGGCATCGCCTGGGTAAAAGAGGAGTTCAATTGACAGACGATTACGAACCACAAAATCCTTACTCAAATTGCTATTGCAGTTTAGTTTAG
- the LOC124217738 gene encoding pyridoxal phosphate phosphatase PHOSPHO2: protein MNQTQLHINKAVIYFKRVISTMSRPLLVAFDFDHTIVNDNTDIVVRKLLPEQKLPESVRGMYRSDGWTAYMQRIFELLHANCINQTQINAAIDNIPAVNGMEDLLERLHKSNCDIIIISDSNSIFIERWLKNKKLSHTISRVFTNPAKYDDNGLLKIEMYHLQDWCELSTKNLCKGHILENYIKESLENGTSFERVAYVGDGRNDFCPILRLSQKDFAFPRSNYPLIKILNEAKTNGTHQVTAHICPWNDGTHILEKLLVSLE from the exons ATGAATCAAACTCAATTACACATAAATAAGGCGGTTATTTACTTCAAAAGGGTTATTTCAACG ATGTCTCGACCACTTCTAGTCGCGTTTGACTTTGACCATACAATTGTGAATGACAATACGGATATTGTAGTCCGGAAGCTACTGCCCGAACAAAAATTACCAGAATCAGTGAGAGGCATGTATCGATCGGACGGATGGACCGCCTACATGCAGAGAATCTTCGAACTTCTCCATGCAAATTGCATTAACCAGACACAAATAAATGCCGCTATAGACAATATACCTGCAGTAAACGGGATGGAGGATCTGTTGGAAAGATTGCACAAGAGCAATTgcgatattataataataagtgACTCGAACTCAATTTTCATAGAGCGCTggttgaagaataaaaaattgagtcATACTATATCTCGGGTATTTACTAATCCCGCTAAATACGACGACAACggattgttgaaaattgaaatgtatcATCTGCAAGATTGGTGCGAATTGAGCACAAAAAATCTCTGTAAGGGgcatattttagaaaattacaTAAAAGAGTCATTGGAAAATGGAACCTCATTCGAGAGAGTTGCTTACGTCGGCGATGGACGGAATGATTTTTGCCCCATTCTGAGATTGTCGCAAAAAGATTTTGCCTTTCCAAGGTCGAATTATCCtcttattaaaattttaaatgaagCAAAAACTAACGGCACGCATCAAGTTACAGCGCACATATGCCCGTGGAACGATGGTACGCACATTTTGGAAAAACTTCTCGTCTCTCTTGAGTAA